The stretch of DNA TGCTTCTCAAgtagagaaagaaaggaaataaaatcgTGGTTTcaccagaggaagaaaatgtggtGTTTAAGGGGGCATGTGTCAGAGTTTTGAAGGATGTCCAGGACTTTCGGGGCAGTCCAGCACTTGCCCTTCCAAATGCCTCCACTGAGAAGAACGCCTGGGGGAATTAAGAAAGTGCATGAGGTGGCAGAGTCAAACATATAGCACATGAAAATCATGTCTTTGGAGGTTTTAAAGGAAAGGTAAGAAATTCATCTAGGAGGGCACACCTAGGGTACCCCATCCTCAGAGCAAAGTGTGGAGCTCTGGAGGCTCCTTCCAGCTGCACATTTTTGACATTTCTGTGACAATGTTTATTCGTGTGCACTGAGCGTTTTGCCATGCCAATTCTCAGAGTCCACTTTGGTCAGAACCATCCCACGTGTCTTTGGGCATGCTCTTTGTCCATGGTTTTCCACCTAGCTCAGCTCACTTGGCCATGAAGCTTTGCCAGGGGGTCAGTTCGTCTGGAGGAGAACTACTCTTGCAATGTGCccatctctttcctctttctgtgaaactgcttttcctttaacTTCAAAGAGTCAGCAAAATATGCTAGTTTATGATTGACAGGTGGTATAACCACATATGTTACAACTACAGGTTTCCTGAAACTAGGAAAATACAGTAATGTTCATAAACCAAAGCCAACTAGAAGaaagcatcaacagctttccatttggttatttttttctttactttttcttcctatCCTCCATACCTGATGCTAGGTTGCTAGTTATTCCAGGGATTTGAGAGGGATTTATATGTATTTACccagttttggtggtgtttttttaacatttggatGCTTTAGTTGCGAGCAGTTTGAGATTCTGGTGCAGCGAGGAGTTGGTGGTGTGCTTGCAGCCTGTTACATGAAGTTTTCCTGTATGCTGGCCACCTAGTTAGACAATATTCCATTTCAGAGTGACAAAATAGTTCTTTTTGCAAGATGAAGCAAAGGAAACTTGAACGGGTATCTCAGGCCTCACAAAGGCAAAACTATTaacggaaaggaagaaactgCTTTGCTTGAGCAAAAACTCAGTGCTAAGGACACCGGTGCCAACTTCCACTTCTAGCCAGGCGGGCATTTTGGAGGGCTGTGGTGGAAACGTTGCATCCGCGCTCCCTAGCATCCCGAGCAGTGCCAGCCTGCCCTTGCAGCTGGGTGTACCCCGCCTTGAAAGGCTCGGCGTTGCCCTTTGCCCAATGCCTGCCAGACCATGCAGGTGCCAGAGCCCAACATCAGTGCCTTGTAGGGTAAAGCAGCCAGCAGCGGCCCTGGTGCTTGCTGCAGGCAGAAGGCAGCATCTCACATACTGAGGATTTGGAGCCACGGAGGTTTCTCGCTTGGTTTGGTAGCAGGAGGTAGTATCCACCAAGACATGGTCACGTAAATCCAGCCTCAGCATCAAAGACGTCTGCTCCCACAGGGAGCAACCGGGAGCTTCTTATAGACTTGGTTGCAACACAGCTGTCGTGTCTGGCTTTGACTGCAGATGTGGGCAACAGTGGAGAAACGAGGCCGGGATGGAGGGTGGCATCTCATTCCTTCCCAAGGAAGAGAGGCAGGGTTGAGCATGCAGCCGTTGCTTTGGCACAGGCACCATGTAGGTCCCTCTCTGATGCTCTGCGTGTGCAGGCCATGTGTTACATCCCAGCTTTATCTTTCCTGTTTACTTCTATCCATTTTCCCATGTGCCATCAGCCCTGaagctcttctttctcttctagtCTTTCTTGGCCAGCAGACTGTAATTCCTAGGTCATCTTCACAGGAGGTGCAGAGCAGTAAAAGCCCAAGCCCTGGGGTGATGTTGGAAGCTGATCCTCCAGCAAAGCCTGGAGAAGCCTTGCCTTTCAAGGGACCACTCAAAGTGTCCTCTGAAACACAAAACCGTTTACCAGGTTACGACACAGTTATTCCCTTGACCCATGTAGTAAAGCACATGTACGTTTGTAGTGTAGGGGAGGCAGCCAGTTTTATGACAGGTTTACATACTGTCTTTTTGTTACTGCACTCTGGATGACAGCAGTCAGCTTCAGGTCAGGGCTCTGCAGGTTATGACCTAATGAAGAAAAACTCGGAAGGAGGATCAGGCATCTTTGATGTTAACCAGACAGCGGAAGCTCGCTTTCTCGAAAGCAGAAAGCACCAAATAGCAGGAAACAATTTCAGTCCATGTAGCTTCTCTCCATCAACACATAGCTCAAAAGCACTTTGATTTTTTCCTCCTATCCACATTCCTATTTCTCTGCTAGGTGATTCCTGCCACCTCCTCTGAGCTTTTCTACTCTCTGGTATTTTTGCTAGCTAACGTGAATACTGAGAGATTCCCATAGCTCAGCTAGCTAGCTTAAAACTATATGATTTTTATATTCCACTGGAATACATGGTGTAAAACAATAGCCACAGAAACACAAGCACTCTCAAAATAAACATTTACctacatgcaaagaaaaaagggTCTATTGGAGACTGTAGTAACCACACAAAATAATTTTGacctgtctgtcctggtttcagctgggatagagttaattgtcttcctaatagctggtacggtgctatgttttgagttcaggatgagaagaatgttgataacgctgatgttttcagttgttgctaagtagtgtttagtctaaagtcaaggatttttcagcttctcaagcccagccagcgagaaagctggaggggcacaagaagttggcacaggacacagccagggcagctgacccaaactggccaaaggggtattccataccatgtgacgtcatgcccagtatataaactggggggagtgggggcggggggaatcgccgctcggggactaactgggtgtcgatcggtgtgtggtgagcaattgcactgcgcatcatttgtacattccagtccttttatcattactgttgtcagtTTACTAgagttatcattatcattattagtttcttcttttctgttctattaaaccgttcttatctcaacccacaagttttacttcttttcccaattttctcccccatcccactgggcgggggggagtgagtgagcagctgcgtggtgcttagttgctggctggggttaaaccacgacacagtctCATATAAAGGTGGCTTCAGTGATATCTTGCAACAGTCTCCAGCCCATTCCAGCAAGATTTAATTTAATCCATGCTACAGTTAGTGTTTTCTTTGGAGCTGCAATGTTCTTCTCATAAATATGTTCACCCTCCAGCCCATATTTACTAAGTAGGTGCCAACTAGGCCTGGGTTCAGTGATGTTTACAAGGCCAGTGTTACAGggatttaaacagaaaacaacaaaaaaacatacACTGCGAGAGCGGTTCTCGCTGGCAGTTCAAAAATGCTTGCACAGGGTCATGGGGTGTTTGGCTCAGATGCAGAGATGTTGCTTGTGTCCGACTCAGACTCTCTCATCTTTCAGTAAAACTGTACTgtagaagaacaaaaaataatttgattttctttggtGTTCTTTCCAAGCAGCTCCAAGACCCAGAGAAAGAGCTGTCAGGATGCCAGAGCCAGCGAAGTCCACCTCTGCCCCCAAAAAGGGCTCCAAGAAAGCCGTGACGAAGACCCAGAAGAAGGGCGATAAGAAGCGGCATAAGAGCAGGAAAGAGAGCTACTCCATCTACGTCTACAAGGTGCTGAAGCAGGTCCACCCCGACACCGGCATCTCCTCCAAGGCAATGGGCATCATGAACTCCTTCGTCAACGACATCTTTGAGCGCATCGCTGGAGAAGCCTCCCGCCTGGCCCATTACAACAAGCGCTCCACCATCACCTCGCGGGAGATTCAGACGGCCGTGCGCCTGCTGCTCCCGGGAGAGCTGGCCAAGCACGCCGTCTCGGAGGGCACCAAGGCCGTCACCAAGTACACAAGCTCCAAGTAGCTGGACATCACCTCTCCAATGGGACCATCAAGCACCGGACCCTCCGCGCAAGCACAGGTAGGCAGCCATGGTCCGGATAAACGTCACAGCTATTATCCACAGCAATTTACAGCCTTGGGATGGGCATGAGAAGTTACCTGGTGGAAGAGGAGACGGTGATCTGGATGTCGGCTGATTTTCATTGTCTGTTCGGGACATGCAGTGGGCAAGGCTGGTGGAGGAGACCCCTGCTTTCACATCTCATCCAAAAGACTGACCGACTGTAGTATATCCAAACTCTCCTCTGTGCTTAGCAAACATGCATGTTTGGCACTGGCGGGGGAGACTGGCAGCAGCAACACAGAGACACTGTCTCTAAAGTCTTCCTGTTTGGCTGCTTTCTCACAGTCATCCAAGATGGGCACCGATGAGTCAGCTCTGGTATCCTCTCCTTCGTACCCTGGATCCGTCCTGGTGTACAGCAGCACAGCCCACCCTGTGCCGGCAGAAGTGGCATCAACAGCTACCGGGCACAGGCTGTAGAATAAAATCCATATTGATTCAACAGCTCTCTGTGCTTGACAGCCTGTTGTAAAGAGCAagcctggcaggcaggcagatgcCTGGGATGATACGAAGCGCTGTTCCTCCTCATCACTCCCCATGGATGAGCCATCGAGTAGGCTGAGGGTGCTGGCGCTGGAGCTGTCTGCTGCCTCCCACCTTGCGCCAAGGCAGACAGATGGACAAGGGGGGACGTTGGGGCTGGGTTGCaaccttccccagctgctgctttgcctgctTTAGGACTTGCTTTGGTGTGCAAGATGTTGCTAATTCTACTGCTTTTCAGAGACTTTTCCTGCCTCGACGCTGCCTGGGCGCTCCCTTCCACCATAAGCGTGGGCGAGACGGGCTGGTGCCCATGGGGGTCCCCTGTCCTGTGAGCGCTAGGGTGGTGCAGGACAAACAGCACGGAGGTGTCGGGTGGGGACTGACGTTTTGGGAAGGCATCTGGAGTGAGAACAGAGGTGGTTAATGCAGTCTGGGGGAGAGGCAGGCTCCCTGCAGAGATCACTGTGGGCAGCTCACCTGGCCCTGCTTTCCCTGCTTTATTCACTGg from Harpia harpyja isolate bHarHar1 chromosome 6, bHarHar1 primary haplotype, whole genome shotgun sequence encodes:
- the LOC128143244 gene encoding histone H2B 5-like isoform X1, producing the protein MSHLLGLAMQGLPNGAAAVQPPRPRERAVRMPEPAKSTSAPKKGSKKAVTKTQKKGDKKRHKSRKESYSIYVYKVLKQVHPDTGISSKAMGIMNSFVNDIFERIAGEASRLAHYNKRSTITSREIQTAVRLLLPGELAKHAVSEGTKAVTKYTSSK
- the LOC128143244 gene encoding histone H2B 5-like isoform X2; protein product: MPEPAKSTSAPKKGSKKAVTKTQKKGDKKRHKSRKESYSIYVYKVLKQVHPDTGISSKAMGIMNSFVNDIFERIAGEASRLAHYNKRSTITSREIQTAVRLLLPGELAKHAVSEGTKAVTKYTSSK